In Phaeobacter gallaeciensis DSM 26640, a genomic segment contains:
- the uvrA gene encoding excinuclease ABC subunit UvrA, translating to MAELKSIEVRGAREHNLKNIDVDIPRDQLVVITGLSGSGKSSLAFDTIYAEGQRRYVESLSAYARQFLDMMEKPDVDHISGLSPAISIEQKTTSKNPRSTVGTVTEIYDYLRLLFARAGTPYSPATGLPIEAQQVQDMVDRIMTLEEGTRGFLLAPIVRDRKGEYRKEFLELRKQGFQRVKVDGEFYELDEPPTLDKKFRHDIDVVVDRLVVREGLETRLADSLRTALDLADGIAILETAPRAAEGEETPEPERITFSENFACPVSGFTIPEIEPRLFSFNAPFGACPECDGLGVELFFDERLVVPDQSLKIYDGALAPWRKGKSPYFLQTIEAIAKHYQFDKNTKWKDLPKKVQEVFLRGSGDEEIKFRYDEGGRVYEVTRVFEGVIPNMERRYRETDSSWIREEFERYQNNRPCGSCDGYRLREEALAVKIAGLHVGQVVQMSIREALAWIEDVPNHLSAQKQEIARAIVKEIRERLGFLNNVGLEYLTLSRNAGTLSGGESQRIRLASQIGSGLTGVLYVLDEPSIGLHQRDNDRLLETLKNLRDQGNTVIVVEHDEDAIREADYVFDIGPGAGVHGGQIVSHGTPEVVAADEGSITGQYLSGSREIAVPSVRRKGNGKSVKVVKATGNNLKNVTAEFPLGKFLCVSGVSGGGKSTLTIETLFKTASMRLNGARQTPAPCETIKGLEHLDKVIDIDQRPIGRTPRSNPATYTGAFTPIREWFAGLPEAKTRGYKPGRFSFNVKGGRCEACQGDGVIKIEMHFLPDVYVECETCKGARYNRETLEIQFKGKSIADVLDMTVEDAQQFFQAVPSIRDKMDALMRVGLGYIKVGQQATTLSGGEAQRVKLSKELAKRSTGRTLYILDEPTTGLHFEDVRKLLEVLHELVEQGNSVVVIEHNLDVIKTADWIIDIGPEGGDGGGEIVAAGTPENVAAAKGSHTGHYLKEILDARSLAAE from the coding sequence ATGGCTGAGTTGAAATCGATCGAAGTGCGCGGTGCGCGCGAGCACAATCTGAAAAACATCGACGTGGATATTCCCCGCGATCAGCTGGTGGTGATCACCGGATTGTCTGGGTCGGGCAAATCCAGCCTCGCGTTTGATACCATCTATGCCGAGGGTCAGCGCCGCTATGTCGAGAGCCTGTCGGCCTATGCGCGCCAGTTCCTTGATATGATGGAAAAGCCGGATGTGGACCACATCAGCGGCCTATCTCCTGCGATCTCCATTGAGCAGAAGACGACCTCGAAAAACCCGCGCTCCACCGTGGGTACGGTGACCGAGATTTACGACTATCTGCGGCTGCTGTTTGCTCGTGCCGGCACGCCTTATTCGCCTGCTACCGGCCTGCCGATTGAGGCGCAGCAGGTGCAGGATATGGTGGACCGGATCATGACGCTGGAGGAGGGCACCCGTGGCTTCCTGCTGGCTCCGATCGTGCGCGACCGCAAGGGCGAGTATCGCAAGGAATTCCTGGAGCTTCGCAAGCAGGGGTTCCAGCGGGTGAAGGTTGATGGCGAATTCTATGAGCTGGACGAGCCACCGACATTGGACAAGAAATTCCGCCATGACATCGATGTGGTCGTCGACCGTCTGGTGGTCCGTGAGGGATTGGAGACCCGGCTGGCCGACAGCCTGCGCACCGCGCTGGATCTGGCGGATGGGATTGCCATTCTGGAGACGGCCCCTCGCGCGGCGGAGGGTGAAGAGACGCCGGAACCCGAGCGGATCACCTTCTCTGAGAACTTTGCCTGCCCGGTCAGTGGCTTCACCATTCCTGAAATTGAACCTCGGTTGTTTTCCTTCAACGCGCCCTTTGGGGCCTGCCCGGAGTGTGACGGTCTGGGGGTTGAGCTGTTCTTTGACGAGCGGCTGGTGGTGCCGGATCAGAGCCTGAAGATTTATGACGGGGCGCTAGCGCCCTGGCGCAAGGGGAAATCGCCCTATTTCCTGCAGACCATCGAGGCGATTGCCAAACATTATCAGTTCGACAAGAACACCAAGTGGAAGGACCTGCCCAAGAAGGTGCAGGAGGTGTTCCTGCGCGGCTCCGGGGATGAGGAAATCAAGTTCCGCTACGATGAGGGTGGCCGCGTTTATGAGGTGACCCGCGTGTTCGAAGGGGTGATCCCCAATATGGAACGGCGCTATCGGGAGACCGATTCCAGCTGGATCCGGGAGGAGTTCGAACGCTATCAGAACAACCGCCCCTGTGGCAGCTGTGACGGCTATCGCCTGCGCGAGGAGGCTCTGGCGGTGAAAATCGCAGGGCTGCATGTTGGGCAAGTGGTGCAGATGTCGATCCGCGAGGCATTGGCCTGGATCGAAGATGTGCCAAACCACCTGTCGGCACAGAAACAGGAAATCGCCCGCGCCATCGTGAAGGAAATCCGCGAACGGCTCGGCTTCCTGAACAATGTCGGTCTGGAATATTTGACGCTGAGCCGCAATGCCGGGACCCTGTCCGGCGGTGAGAGCCAGCGGATCCGGCTGGCGTCGCAGATCGGCTCCGGCCTGACCGGCGTGCTCTATGTGCTGGACGAACCCTCCATCGGCTTGCACCAGCGCGACAATGACCGCCTGCTGGAGACGCTGAAAAACCTGCGGGATCAGGGCAATACGGTCATCGTGGTGGAACATGACGAGGACGCGATCCGCGAGGCGGACTACGTCTTTGATATTGGGCCAGGGGCCGGGGTACATGGTGGCCAGATTGTGAGCCACGGCACGCCGGAGGTGGTTGCTGCTGACGAAGGCTCGATCACCGGGCAGTATCTGTCCGGCAGCCGCGAAATTGCCGTGCCATCCGTACGGCGCAAGGGCAATGGAAAATCGGTGAAGGTCGTGAAAGCCACCGGCAACAACCTCAAGAATGTCACGGCGGAGTTCCCGCTGGGCAAGTTCCTCTGTGTGTCCGGGGTGTCAGGCGGGGGTAAGTCCACGTTGACCATTGAAACCCTGTTCAAGACCGCGTCCATGCGCCTCAACGGCGCGCGTCAGACCCCGGCGCCTTGCGAGACCATCAAGGGGCTGGAGCATCTGGACAAGGTGATCGACATCGACCAACGGCCGATCGGGCGCACGCCACGTTCAAACCCGGCGACTTATACCGGCGCCTTCACTCCGATCCGTGAGTGGTTCGCCGGGCTGCCGGAGGCGAAGACGCGGGGCTACAAACCGGGGCGCTTCTCCTTCAATGTCAAAGGCGGTCGCTGTGAGGCCTGTCAGGGTGATGGTGTCATCAAGATCGAAATGCACTTCCTGCCGGACGTCTATGTGGAATGCGAGACCTGTAAGGGTGCGCGTTACAATCGCGAGACGCTGGAAATCCAGTTCAAGGGCAAGTCGATTGCCGATGTGTTGGATATGACGGTGGAGGATGCGCAGCAGTTTTTCCAGGCGGTGCCGTCGATCCGGGACAAGATGGACGCGCTGATGCGGGTGGGCCTTGGCTATATCAAGGTGGGCCAGCAGGCGACCACCCTGTCGGGCGGGGAGGCGCAGCGGGTCAAACTGTCGAAGGAGCTGGCCAAACGCTCAACCGGGCGGACGCTCTATATTCTGGATGAGCCCACGACGGGTCTGCATTTCGAAGACGTGCGTAAGCTGTTGGAAGTTCTGCACGAATTGGTAGAGCAGGGCAACTCTGTTGTGGTGATCGAGCATAATCTTGACGTGATCAAAACCGCTGACTGGATCATTGATATCGGCCCGGAAGGTGGCGATGGCGGCGGTGAGATCGTGGCGGCAGGCACGCCAGAGAATGTGGCCGCAGCAAAGGGCAGCCATACCGGTCATTACCTCAAAGAAATCCTCGACGCTCGCAGTCTCGCGGCGGAGTGA
- the mmsB gene encoding 3-hydroxyisobutyrate dehydrogenase, whose amino-acid sequence MNIGFIGLGNMGGPMAANLAKAGHRVTGFDMADVSIEGVTMAASAAEAAADAEVVITMLPNGQILRTVADDVIPAMSAGATLVDCSTVDVDSARAVADQAGSANLMFVDAPVSGGIGGASGGTLTFMAGGSAAAFAAAEPLFDIMGQKAVHCGEAGAGQAAKICNNMILGITMIGTCEAFALADKLGLDRQKMFDVVSTSSGYSWSMNAYCPAPGVGPQSPADNDYQPGFAAELMLKDLRLAEQAAHSADADTPMGALAQALYSMFVEEEGGEGKDFSAMLPRFEGRSRHD is encoded by the coding sequence ATGAACATCGGATTTATCGGCCTGGGCAATATGGGTGGCCCGATGGCGGCCAACCTCGCCAAGGCGGGCCACCGCGTCACCGGCTTTGACATGGCTGATGTCTCCATTGAGGGCGTAACCATGGCCGCCTCCGCCGCGGAGGCCGCGGCCGACGCCGAGGTGGTGATCACCATGCTGCCCAATGGTCAGATCCTGCGCACGGTAGCAGATGACGTCATCCCCGCCATGAGCGCAGGCGCCACACTGGTGGATTGCTCCACCGTTGATGTCGACAGCGCCCGTGCGGTGGCTGATCAGGCAGGGTCCGCCAACCTGATGTTTGTCGATGCCCCGGTCTCCGGCGGTATTGGCGGCGCTTCAGGTGGCACGCTCACATTTATGGCCGGCGGCTCCGCTGCAGCCTTTGCAGCGGCGGAACCGCTGTTTGACATTATGGGGCAGAAGGCCGTGCATTGCGGCGAGGCCGGCGCGGGTCAGGCAGCGAAGATCTGCAACAATATGATCCTCGGCATCACCATGATCGGCACCTGCGAGGCCTTTGCCTTGGCCGACAAACTGGGCCTCGATCGGCAGAAGATGTTCGATGTGGTCTCCACCTCCTCGGGCTATAGCTGGTCGATGAACGCCTATTGCCCGGCCCCCGGCGTCGGGCCGCAATCGCCTGCCGACAATGACTACCAGCCCGGGTTTGCTGCTGAGCTGATGCTGAAGGACCTGCGCCTGGCAGAGCAAGCCGCCCATAGTGCGGATGCAGACACCCCGATGGGGGCGTTGGCGCAGGCGCTCTATTCCATGTTTGTTGAGGAAGAAGGCGGCGAAGGCAAGGATTTCAGCGCCATGTTGCCCCGCTTTGAGGGGCGCAGCCGCCACGACTGA
- a CDS encoding enoyl-CoA hydratase/isomerase family protein, with amino-acid sequence MSDIDIRVTGRAGRITLTRSKALNALSYDMCMAVDAALKAWAKDDAVDLVVMDAEGEKAFCAGGDIAELYETGTSGDYDYGRRFWRDEYRMNARIFEYPKPVVSFLQGFVMGGGVGLGCHGTHRIVGDSTKIAMPEVGIGLIPDVGGTLMLALAPGRLGEYLGLTGARMSAADAIYAGFADHYIPEARWPDLIAELEHSGRADLLANAAKAAPKGRLEALRDTIDHCFAGETLGDILTTLDRDNSTFADETLKTLHRNAPLSMAATVEMLHRLRLGTIGIRKALELEYRFTHRAMEKGDFLEGIRAQIIDKDRQPKWQYADGAVPATAVSQMLMPLATQTLQFEEENT; translated from the coding sequence ATGAGCGATATTGATATCCGCGTCACCGGCCGCGCCGGGCGGATCACCCTCACCCGCAGCAAGGCGCTTAATGCGCTGAGCTATGACATGTGCATGGCCGTCGACGCCGCGCTGAAGGCCTGGGCCAAGGACGATGCCGTTGATCTGGTGGTGATGGACGCCGAGGGCGAGAAAGCCTTCTGTGCCGGCGGTGACATTGCTGAACTCTACGAGACTGGCACCAGTGGCGATTATGACTATGGCCGCCGGTTCTGGCGTGATGAATACCGCATGAATGCGCGGATCTTCGAATACCCCAAACCGGTGGTGAGCTTCCTTCAGGGGTTTGTCATGGGTGGCGGTGTCGGTCTCGGCTGCCACGGCACCCATCGCATTGTTGGCGACAGCACAAAGATCGCCATGCCCGAGGTTGGCATTGGCCTTATCCCCGATGTTGGCGGCACCTTGATGCTGGCCCTGGCGCCGGGGCGGCTGGGAGAATACCTCGGCCTCACCGGGGCACGGATGTCTGCGGCGGACGCGATTTACGCAGGCTTTGCGGACCACTACATCCCCGAAGCCCGCTGGCCAGATCTGATTGCCGAATTGGAACACTCCGGCCGCGCCGATCTCCTTGCGAACGCCGCAAAAGCCGCTCCCAAGGGTCGTCTGGAGGCGCTGCGCGACACCATCGACCACTGCTTCGCCGGTGAGACGCTGGGCGATATTCTAACCACGCTTGATCGGGACAACAGCACCTTCGCCGATGAGACGCTGAAAACTCTGCACCGCAATGCCCCGCTGTCGATGGCCGCCACGGTTGAGATGCTGCACCGGCTGCGCCTTGGCACCATAGGCATTCGCAAGGCGCTTGAACTGGAATACCGCTTCACCCATCGTGCTATGGAGAAAGGCGACTTTCTGGAAGGCATCCGCGCCCAAATCATCGACAAGGACCGCCAGCCTAAATGGCAATATGCCGACGGCGCGGTGCCTGCCACGGCGGTCAGCCAGATGCTGATGCCGCTGGCGACGCAGACGCTGCAGTTTGAGGAGGAGAACACATGA
- a CDS encoding acyl-CoA dehydrogenase family protein: protein MDFALTEEQTAIFDMAFAFGQEHIAPFARQWEAEGTIPKSLWPQIGELGFGALYVSEETGGAGLSRLDATLVFEALSMACPSVAAFLSIHNMCAKMLDSFASDEMKARIMPDILSMKTVLSYCLTEPGSGSDAAALKTRASKTNEGYTLNGTKAFISGGGYSDAYVCMVRSGEDGPKGVSTVYVEDGTAGLSFGGLEDKMGWKSQPTAQVQFDDCKIPAENLVGEEGKGFTYAMKGLDGGRLNIASCSLGAAQQALTMTLQYMSERKAFGKPIDQFQGLQFRLADMEIELQAARVFLRQAAWKLDQGAPDASKHCAMAKKFVTEAGSKVVDQCLQLHGGYGYLADYGIEKLVRDLRVHQILEGTNEIMRVITARHLLAENH from the coding sequence GTGGATTTCGCATTGACCGAGGAACAGACCGCCATTTTCGATATGGCCTTCGCCTTTGGACAGGAGCATATCGCCCCCTTCGCCCGCCAGTGGGAGGCCGAGGGCACCATTCCGAAATCTCTTTGGCCGCAGATCGGGGAGCTGGGCTTTGGCGCGCTGTATGTTTCCGAGGAGACCGGCGGCGCGGGCTTGTCCCGACTGGATGCCACCTTGGTGTTTGAAGCGCTGTCGATGGCCTGCCCGTCGGTGGCAGCCTTCCTGTCGATCCACAACATGTGCGCCAAGATGCTCGACAGTTTTGCGAGCGACGAGATGAAGGCGCGGATCATGCCTGATATCCTGTCGATGAAGACCGTGCTCAGCTACTGCCTCACGGAACCCGGTTCCGGTTCTGATGCTGCGGCGCTGAAAACCCGCGCCTCCAAAACCAATGAGGGCTACACCCTCAACGGGACCAAGGCGTTCATCTCCGGCGGCGGCTATTCCGACGCCTATGTCTGCATGGTCCGCAGCGGCGAAGACGGTCCCAAAGGTGTCTCCACCGTTTATGTCGAAGACGGCACCGCGGGCCTCAGCTTTGGCGGGCTTGAGGATAAAATGGGCTGGAAGAGCCAGCCCACTGCCCAGGTTCAGTTCGACGATTGCAAAATCCCCGCCGAAAATCTGGTCGGAGAAGAGGGCAAGGGCTTCACCTACGCGATGAAAGGTCTCGATGGCGGACGTCTGAACATCGCCTCCTGCTCCCTCGGCGCGGCCCAGCAGGCGCTGACCATGACCCTGCAATATATGTCCGAGCGCAAGGCGTTTGGTAAACCCATTGATCAGTTTCAGGGCCTGCAATTCCGCCTTGCGGATATGGAAATCGAACTTCAGGCGGCCCGCGTGTTCCTGCGTCAGGCGGCGTGGAAGCTGGATCAGGGCGCGCCCGATGCGTCAAAACACTGCGCCATGGCGAAGAAATTCGTCACCGAAGCCGGATCCAAGGTCGTTGATCAATGCCTGCAACTGCATGGCGGTTACGGCTATCTCGCGGACTACGGGATCGAAAAACTGGTGCGTGATCTGCGCGTCCATCAGATCCTTGAGGGCACCAATGAGATCATGCGCGTGATCACCGCGCGCCATCTTCTGGCCGAAAACCACTGA
- a CDS encoding O-linked N-acetylglucosamine transferase, SPINDLY family protein: protein MNKPLRTKHLSNSARRKLEAEMQSPAVSLKAEAGQAFIEGDYQRARELTTQALVFEPDNATLHAEIASSFMQEKKYELALKHLMGALKLEPTNPKWLSAIGTILFLMDKLADAVGFFEAVYQLDPENAMNVSRLVQSQMNLCDWTVYEDQKNKLRILDNDPANGDPFTTLLYVDDAAFQKKRVVMKTKKKATISARKVARKFDRTPVSDRKIRVGYFSCDFFNHATMFLMARHFELHDRDKFEIYIYDYSEEPDNVMRQRVLRSADFYRKIQGVKDEDVAELARADGLDIAIDLKGYTKHARPAIFGFRAAPVQISYLGYPGTTGMPTMDYFLADPITVPKEGRRHFSEKILYMPNCYQVNDNSREHPENRPTRADMGLPEEAVVFCAFNNHNKVTPVEFDIWMDLLKQVDNSVLWFLAAADVVRANILKEAAARGVPADRIVFAGRCSTPDHVARLPLADIFLDTFACNAHTTASEMLWSGVPVVTKPGEQFAARVAASIVTAVGCPELIAETDEAYRALALRLATRPEELKALREKLAANISTTPLYDTEQYVRDFEALMEKAILRYDDGLKPDHLSLADGKV from the coding sequence ATGAACAAGCCATTGCGTACCAAACATCTTTCGAACTCGGCGCGTCGCAAACTGGAAGCGGAGATGCAATCGCCAGCAGTATCCCTCAAGGCAGAGGCTGGCCAGGCCTTCATCGAAGGTGACTACCAGCGTGCGCGTGAGTTGACGACGCAGGCGCTGGTCTTCGAGCCGGATAATGCCACGCTGCATGCGGAGATTGCGTCGAGCTTCATGCAGGAAAAGAAATACGAACTGGCACTAAAGCACCTGATGGGCGCACTGAAACTGGAGCCGACCAACCCCAAATGGCTGAGCGCGATCGGGACCATCTTGTTTCTGATGGATAAGCTAGCTGATGCGGTTGGTTTCTTCGAGGCAGTGTATCAGCTGGATCCGGAAAATGCGATGAACGTCTCGCGTTTGGTGCAATCGCAGATGAACCTTTGCGACTGGACCGTTTATGAAGACCAGAAAAATAAATTGAGAATTCTGGACAACGACCCTGCCAATGGGGATCCATTCACCACGCTTTTGTATGTCGATGACGCGGCATTCCAGAAGAAACGCGTGGTTATGAAAACAAAGAAGAAAGCGACAATTTCGGCACGGAAGGTTGCGCGTAAATTCGACCGTACTCCGGTTTCGGATAGAAAAATCCGCGTGGGGTATTTCTCCTGTGATTTCTTCAACCACGCGACAATGTTCCTGATGGCGCGCCATTTTGAGCTGCATGACCGGGATAAATTCGAAATCTACATCTACGACTATAGCGAAGAACCGGATAATGTGATGCGTCAGCGTGTGCTGCGCTCAGCCGATTTCTATCGGAAGATCCAAGGTGTGAAAGACGAAGATGTCGCCGAACTGGCGCGAGCGGATGGCCTTGATATCGCCATTGATTTGAAGGGCTACACCAAGCATGCCCGGCCCGCGATTTTTGGGTTTCGTGCAGCGCCAGTGCAGATTTCATATCTGGGCTATCCAGGCACAACTGGCATGCCGACGATGGACTATTTCCTTGCAGATCCCATCACTGTCCCAAAAGAGGGGCGGCGCCATTTCTCAGAGAAAATCCTCTATATGCCGAACTGTTATCAGGTGAATGATAACAGTCGAGAGCATCCCGAAAACCGCCCAACACGGGCCGATATGGGGCTGCCGGAAGAGGCAGTTGTGTTCTGCGCGTTCAACAACCACAATAAGGTTACCCCGGTCGAGTTTGATATCTGGATGGATCTGCTGAAGCAGGTGGACAACAGCGTTCTGTGGTTCCTGGCTGCCGCTGATGTTGTGCGTGCCAATATCCTGAAGGAAGCTGCGGCGCGCGGTGTGCCTGCGGATCGCATTGTTTTTGCTGGCCGGTGCAGCACGCCTGATCACGTGGCCCGTCTGCCTCTGGCTGATATCTTCCTCGACACATTTGCCTGTAATGCCCACACCACAGCGAGTGAGATGCTGTGGTCTGGTGTGCCTGTGGTCACCAAACCGGGGGAGCAGTTTGCCGCCCGTGTTGCGGCCAGCATTGTGACGGCGGTTGGTTGCCCTGAGCTGATTGCCGAAACGGATGAGGCGTATCGCGCATTGGCACTGCGTCTGGCCACCCGGCCTGAGGAGCTTAAGGCGCTGCGCGAGAAGCTTGCTGCGAATATCTCTACCACGCCGCTTTATGATACTGAGCAATATGTTCGGGATTTCGAGGCGCTGATGGAAAAGGCGATCCTGCGCTATGATGACGGTCTGAAACCGGATCATCTTAGCCTCGCTGACGGCAAGGTCTAA
- a CDS encoding L,D-transpeptidase, with protein sequence MSKLHMTRRAALSGLGATLATPTLLRAQSSDAFPVEEPKIETEIPVKRNISSFQQQAWQDHFDELGVGCMLADISSRALHYWGGDGVTYRLFPSSVPMTEELTKRGYTKVVRKAKNPSWTPTASMRERDPSLPLRMDGGAGNPLGTRAMYLSWPAYLVHGTHDTRKIGRQSSSGCIGLYNQHVEALYEMVQVGTQVRLL encoded by the coding sequence ATGAGCAAACTTCATATGACCCGCCGCGCCGCCCTGTCCGGGCTTGGTGCCACATTGGCCACCCCGACCCTGCTGCGCGCGCAATCCAGCGACGCTTTCCCGGTGGAAGAGCCAAAGATCGAGACCGAAATCCCGGTAAAACGCAACATCTCTTCCTTCCAGCAGCAGGCTTGGCAGGACCATTTTGATGAGCTGGGCGTCGGCTGTATGCTGGCCGATATCTCCTCGCGCGCGCTGCACTACTGGGGCGGTGATGGGGTCACCTACCGGCTGTTCCCCTCCTCCGTGCCGATGACAGAGGAATTGACCAAGCGCGGTTACACCAAGGTGGTGCGCAAGGCCAAGAACCCGAGCTGGACGCCGACAGCCTCGATGCGCGAACGCGACCCTTCGCTGCCCCTGCGGATGGATGGCGGCGCTGGCAACCCCTTGGGCACCCGCGCCATGTACCTCAGCTGGCCCGCCTATCTGGTTCATGGCACCCATGATACCCGCAAGATCGGACGGCAAAGCAGTTCCGGCTGTATCGGCCTCTATAATCAGCACGTCGAAGCGCTCTATGAAATGGTCCAGGTCGGCACCCAGGTGCGCCTGCTTTAG
- a CDS encoding fatty acid desaturase: protein MSQKQNGPQMAEKTARDWVKILAQYREPNMLRSLFELTVTVVPFVLLWALAWWSLSVSYWLTLGLSVLIAAFLLRLFTIQHDCGHGSFFSNRRLSDWVGRIIGVLTLTPYDVWRRTHSIHHSTHGNLGKRGMGDIHTMTVAEYRAESRWGRLMYRLYRHPVTLFAIGPGYLFFLQNRIPYGLMGQARYWISAMGTNLTIVIALAAIWYFGGLMPLLLIFVPATLLAATAGLWLFYVQHQFETTQWEQEEDWQLHDAALHGSSHYVLPPVLQWISANIGIHHVHHLYSRIPFYRLPQVLRDHAELAEGNRMTIRESLANARLHLWDENSKRLLSFAQVRQLYG from the coding sequence ATGTCCCAAAAGCAGAACGGGCCGCAGATGGCTGAGAAGACGGCGCGTGATTGGGTCAAGATCCTCGCACAGTACCGCGAGCCCAATATGCTGCGCAGCCTGTTTGAACTGACCGTCACCGTTGTCCCCTTTGTGCTGCTCTGGGCGCTGGCCTGGTGGTCACTCTCGGTCAGCTACTGGCTGACACTGGGCCTTTCGGTTTTGATCGCGGCCTTCCTTCTGCGGCTCTTTACCATTCAGCATGATTGCGGCCATGGCTCGTTTTTCAGCAACCGGCGGCTCAGTGACTGGGTCGGGCGCATCATCGGTGTACTGACTCTCACGCCTTATGACGTCTGGCGCCGCACCCATTCGATCCATCACAGCACCCATGGCAACCTTGGCAAACGTGGCATGGGCGATATCCATACAATGACCGTTGCCGAATACCGCGCCGAAAGCCGTTGGGGCCGTCTGATGTATCGGCTCTACCGCCACCCGGTCACCCTGTTTGCTATCGGGCCTGGCTATCTGTTTTTCCTGCAGAACCGTATTCCCTATGGTCTGATGGGACAGGCCCGTTACTGGATCAGCGCGATGGGCACCAATCTCACCATCGTGATTGCGCTGGCCGCGATCTGGTATTTCGGCGGGCTGATGCCGCTTTTGCTGATCTTCGTCCCAGCGACCCTGCTTGCGGCCACCGCCGGGCTGTGGCTGTTTTATGTTCAGCACCAGTTCGAGACCACCCAGTGGGAACAGGAAGAGGACTGGCAACTGCATGACGCAGCGTTGCACGGCAGCTCACATTACGTGCTGCCCCCTGTACTGCAATGGATCAGCGCCAATATCGGCATTCACCATGTGCACCACCTCTACAGCCGTATCCCCTTCTACCGCCTCCCGCAGGTGCTGCGCGACCATGCAGAACTGGCCGAGGGCAACCGGATGACCATCCGCGAAAGCCTCGCAAACGCCCGGCTGCATCTCTGGGATGAGAACAGCAAACGCCTGTTGTCCTTCGCGCAGGTCCGTCAGCTCTACGGCTGA
- a CDS encoding CoA-acylating methylmalonate-semialdehyde dehydrogenase translates to MKELGHFINGKLVSGTSGRFDDVFNPATGDVQYQCPMASAAETTDAIEKAAAAQPAWGATNPQKRARVMMKMVALMNRDMDKLAEALSREHGKTIPDAKGDLQRGLEVVEYCIGAPQMLKGEFTDSAGPGIDMYSMRQPLGVVGSIMPFNFPAMMPLWHVGPALACGNAVVLKPSERDPSVPLMLAELFVEAGLPEGVFQVVNGDKEAVDTILDSEIIQGVSFVGSTPIAQYIYSRATANGKRAQCFGGAKNHMIVMPDADLDQAADALVGAGFGAAGERCMAISVAVPVGEETADKLIEKLIPRIEKLKVGPYTAGDDVDLGPVVTAAAKERILGLIQSGVDQGAKLVVDNRDFKLQGYEDGFFVGAHLFDHVTTDMDIYKQEIFGPVLSTVRASTYEEALKLAMDHEYGNGTAIFTRDGDTARDFASRVNIGMVGINVPIPVPLAYHTFGGWKKSMFGDLNQHGPDSFKFYTRTKTVTSRWPSGIKEGGEFNFKAMD, encoded by the coding sequence ATGAAAGAGCTCGGCCACTTTATCAACGGCAAACTGGTCTCCGGCACTTCCGGCCGGTTTGACGATGTCTTCAACCCCGCAACCGGCGACGTGCAGTATCAGTGCCCGATGGCCAGCGCTGCGGAAACCACCGATGCGATCGAAAAAGCCGCTGCCGCGCAGCCGGCCTGGGGCGCCACCAACCCGCAGAAACGCGCCCGCGTGATGATGAAAATGGTCGCGCTGATGAACCGCGACATGGACAAGCTGGCCGAGGCGCTCTCCCGTGAGCACGGCAAGACCATTCCGGATGCCAAGGGCGACCTTCAGCGTGGTCTGGAAGTGGTCGAATATTGCATCGGTGCACCACAAATGCTGAAGGGGGAATTCACCGATAGCGCAGGCCCCGGCATCGACATGTATTCCATGCGTCAGCCGCTGGGTGTTGTTGGCTCCATCATGCCCTTCAACTTCCCGGCCATGATGCCGCTGTGGCACGTCGGCCCGGCGCTGGCCTGCGGCAACGCTGTGGTGCTGAAACCGTCTGAACGCGACCCCTCCGTGCCGCTGATGCTGGCCGAGCTGTTCGTTGAGGCCGGCCTGCCCGAAGGCGTATTCCAGGTGGTGAACGGTGATAAGGAAGCGGTTGATACCATTCTGGACAGTGAAATCATCCAGGGCGTGTCCTTTGTGGGCTCCACCCCGATTGCGCAGTACATCTATTCCCGCGCCACCGCCAACGGCAAACGCGCCCAGTGTTTTGGCGGCGCAAAGAACCACATGATCGTCATGCCCGATGCCGATCTCGATCAGGCCGCAGACGCCTTGGTCGGTGCAGGCTTTGGCGCGGCTGGCGAACGCTGCATGGCGATCTCGGTTGCCGTTCCCGTCGGTGAGGAAACCGCCGACAAGCTGATCGAAAAGCTGATCCCGCGCATCGAAAAGCTGAAAGTCGGCCCCTACACCGCAGGCGACGACGTCGACCTCGGCCCGGTTGTGACCGCAGCCGCCAAGGAGCGCATTCTGGGCCTGATCCAGTCTGGTGTTGATCAGGGGGCGAAGCTGGTTGTCGACAACCGCGACTTCAAACTGCAGGGCTATGAGGACGGCTTCTTCGTTGGCGCGCATCTGTTTGACCATGTCACCACCGATATGGACATCTACAAGCAGGAGATCTTCGGCCCGGTGCTGTCCACAGTACGTGCAAGCACCTACGAGGAAGCGTTGAAGCTGGCGATGGACCACGAATACGGCAACGGCACCGCGATCTTCACCCGTGACGGCGACACCGCGCGCGATTTCGCGTCCCGCGTCAATATCGGCATGGTGGGCATCAATGTGCCGATCCCTGTGCCGCTGGCCTATCACACCTTCGGCGGCTGGAAGAAATCCATGTTCGGCGACCTGAACCAGCACGGCCCGGACAGCTTCAAGTTCTACACACGGACAAAAACCGTGACCTCCCGCTGGCCTTCGGGCATCAAAGAAGGTGGCGAATTCAACTTCAAGGCGATGGACTGA